The following coding sequences are from one Bradyrhizobium sp. WSM471 window:
- a CDS encoding LysM peptidoglycan-binding domain-containing protein has product MVTASKAFIAFCLLAVGGAVLVIGPTELRRLLPMGAKTDTVVAAKPEAKVEQKVDAKVEPKPELKPEEPKLAANAPPAPAASPAPETKTGALAESQKQVTAALADLAPVKPPPAVADTGPRFDVARVDDHGEAAVIAGRATPGAKVELLRDGKPLDSVVADASGQFVMTPPQLPAGSYELTLRAKSPDGTVTQSGRNMPVVIAEAAPPPARPAPVARQETKQETKQEVKQEAKHEAKPEKPDDKSDVVASVSDRPAARPRLMGAPKPKGTSGGMARAPAATTVASASPAEIVGGAPAETGGNRVISRGDSLWALSRLAYGDGARFAVIYNANRAKIHNPNLIYPGQTFVVPQKAE; this is encoded by the coding sequence ATGGTGACCGCATCCAAGGCCTTCATTGCATTCTGTCTGCTCGCGGTGGGCGGCGCCGTGCTGGTGATCGGCCCCACCGAGCTGCGTCGCCTGCTGCCGATGGGGGCGAAGACCGACACCGTGGTCGCCGCCAAGCCGGAGGCCAAGGTCGAACAGAAGGTCGATGCCAAAGTCGAACCCAAACCGGAACTCAAGCCGGAAGAGCCCAAGCTAGCCGCAAACGCGCCGCCGGCGCCGGCCGCGTCCCCCGCCCCTGAAACGAAGACGGGTGCGCTGGCCGAGAGCCAAAAGCAGGTCACTGCCGCGCTTGCCGATCTCGCACCGGTCAAGCCGCCGCCGGCGGTTGCCGATACCGGCCCCCGTTTCGATGTCGCGCGCGTCGACGATCACGGCGAGGCGGCGGTGATCGCGGGCCGGGCGACGCCGGGCGCCAAGGTCGAGCTGTTGCGCGACGGCAAGCCGCTCGACAGTGTGGTGGCGGATGCCTCGGGCCAGTTCGTAATGACGCCGCCGCAGCTTCCCGCCGGTTCCTATGAGCTGACCCTGCGGGCGAAATCGCCTGACGGCACCGTCACGCAATCCGGCCGCAACATGCCGGTGGTGATCGCCGAAGCCGCACCGCCGCCCGCGCGCCCTGCACCGGTCGCGAGGCAAGAGACGAAACAGGAGACCAAACAAGAGGTCAAACAAGAGGCCAAACACGAGGCCAAGCCCGAGAAGCCCGACGACAAGTCGGATGTCGTGGCATCGGTATCGGACAGGCCCGCGGCCCGGCCGAGATTGATGGGTGCACCGAAACCCAAGGGCACCTCAGGGGGCATGGCACGGGCTCCCGCGGCCACGACCGTCGCGTCGGCCTCGCCGGCCGAAATCGTCGGCGGTGCACCGGCGGAAACAGGCGGCAACCGGGTGATCTCCCGCGGCGACAGCCTTTGGGCGCTGAGCCGGCTCGCTTACGGCGACGGCGCCCGCTTTGCCGTGATCTACAACGCCAACCGCGCCAAGATCCACAATCCCAATCTGATCTATCCCGGCCAGACCTTCGTGGTGCCGCAGAAGGCGGAGTGA
- a CDS encoding Spy/CpxP family protein refolding chaperone encodes MSRSRLGLRPRLGLALAGATLVILAALLPGRAEAQFGLRGGPLGVARFAVGHMIGMSRLRHARMAVRGSRYRSAALRSQDPRGVERGQPANPYVMRAALTAQAALSGWHGGRRPQGWWRHPDGSYGWVGPVFWPFAHDDLTTAIILGDATSLSLYGYGDIYAAIFAPYAATELAAYTAPHGRRGRRVPTAETVCDASDTGGLPVDRIAAAVQPNELQRTALDELATTWLSARDAIRAACPTQVPATAMERLGLMRERIEAMIKATDAVAPPLAKFVDLLDDDQKAKLDSLAKERRAALAAIQQKNPQAASACQADSDPRYDEKLQRQYEQLVQQQWPAAEIASTLKLDDTARARLDVLQDTTLRTMETLSACPSQPAPTPQARLTAVKARLETMLQAVNGVSDALDDFETDLSDEQKAGFEAMGPKRGV; translated from the coding sequence ATGTCGAGATCACGCTTGGGGCTCAGGCCAAGGCTGGGGCTGGCGCTAGCAGGCGCAACCCTCGTGATTCTGGCAGCGCTCTTGCCAGGTCGCGCCGAGGCGCAGTTCGGCCTGCGCGGCGGTCCGCTCGGTGTCGCGCGCTTTGCCGTCGGCCACATGATCGGCATGTCGCGTTTGCGCCATGCCCGGATGGCGGTGCGGGGCAGTCGATACCGTTCCGCAGCGTTGCGGTCGCAAGATCCCCGCGGCGTTGAACGAGGGCAGCCTGCCAATCCTTACGTCATGCGTGCGGCGCTTACGGCGCAAGCTGCGCTGTCGGGATGGCACGGCGGCCGCCGTCCCCAGGGCTGGTGGCGCCACCCCGACGGCAGCTATGGCTGGGTCGGCCCGGTGTTCTGGCCGTTCGCGCATGACGATCTCACCACCGCAATCATCCTCGGCGATGCGACCAGCCTCTCGCTCTATGGCTATGGCGACATCTATGCCGCGATCTTCGCGCCCTATGCGGCCACCGAGCTTGCCGCCTACACCGCGCCGCACGGCCGGCGCGGACGGCGAGTCCCGACCGCGGAGACGGTCTGCGATGCCAGCGACACCGGCGGCCTGCCGGTCGATCGCATCGCCGCTGCCGTGCAGCCGAATGAATTGCAGCGCACAGCGCTCGACGAGCTCGCCACCACCTGGCTGTCCGCGCGCGACGCCATCCGCGCGGCCTGTCCAACGCAGGTCCCCGCGACGGCCATGGAGCGCCTCGGCCTGATGCGCGAGCGCATCGAGGCCATGATCAAGGCTACGGACGCCGTCGCACCGCCGCTGGCCAAATTCGTCGATCTCCTCGACGACGACCAGAAGGCCAAGCTCGACAGCCTGGCCAAGGAGCGCCGCGCCGCGCTTGCCGCGATCCAGCAAAAGAATCCCCAGGCGGCATCGGCCTGCCAGGCGGACAGCGATCCCCGCTACGACGAGAAGCTGCAGCGCCAATACGAGCAGCTCGTGCAGCAGCAATGGCCCGCGGCCGAGATCGCCTCCACGCTCAAGCTCGACGACACCGCCCGCGCCCGCCTCGACGTGCTCCAGGACACCACGTTGCGCACCATGGAAACGCTCAGCGCCTGTCCGTCACAGCCAGCACCGACACCACAGGCACGCCTCACCGCAGTGAAGGCACGTTTGGAGACGATGCTGCAAGCCGTGAACGGCGTCAGTGACGCACTTGATGATTTCGAGACGGACCTGAGCGATGAGCAGAAGGCGGGGTTCGAGGCGATGGGGCCGAAGCGCGGGGTGTGA
- a CDS encoding adenylate/guanylate cyclase domain-containing protein, with the protein MAGANDKTRFLREGLFAKYVVSLVGLVVFVLAVNGAMESWISYRATKTQLTDGLEDKAQAAARRIEQSISELERQISWVTRASQDTLEKRRADYAQLLHQVSVVTQLFQLNGDGREVLRVSRQSTTTGSNADLSRDMRFTDTVARGVSYAPAWFSDRTPFMSISVAHSGFNAGVTVAELDLSFLSEYLSDAQVGKAAFAYVVDPRGRVLATSSKGPEVGKDLSKLPQVAAAVAPAHEPDNSGTDFNGHAVMSAASTVPKLGWSVMFEQPTTQALMPIRDQLVRIALLIGMGLLVAILAGTLLARRMIIPITALRDGAHKLGEGDFSHRIEVHTSDELEDLAGQFNRMADQIQETYSDLETKVEERTRDLAQSINELKVLEEVGRAVAASLDLNAVLPTIAARAIEITHADAVLIYGYDAEARRFNLVEANGIDKSADGAHVTIDEGENILSDAAGSGEPIVIADLDQASEQPLRDVALEAGFHSVLVVPLVDQQGTLGSLVVLRRASGEFAPSIIGLMRTFANQAVLAMRNARLFTEVDHKGRELAAAHETVQQQAAKLQEQTEQLRNWNRSLEERVEKQLGEIGRIKRLERFLAPQVAQLIASSDGHDALLDSHRREVTVVFCDLRGFTSFTEATEPEEAMNVLREYHAALGELIHRYEGTLDRFAGDGVMILFNAPIQFADHTKRAVKMAVEMRDVIGQLTEKWKNRGHSLGFGVGVAMGYATLGQIGFEQRLEYAAIGSVTNLSSRLCDEAKAGQVVVSRRVYGMVEPWVEARALDDLVLKGFNHPVLAMEILSWREEVENVVDAAAARRRG; encoded by the coding sequence ATGGCAGGAGCGAACGACAAGACACGGTTTCTGCGCGAGGGTCTGTTCGCCAAATACGTCGTCTCTCTCGTCGGCCTGGTCGTGTTCGTGCTCGCCGTCAACGGCGCGATGGAGAGCTGGATCTCCTACCGCGCTACCAAGACCCAGCTGACCGACGGTCTCGAGGACAAGGCGCAGGCTGCCGCGCGGCGGATCGAGCAGTCGATCTCCGAGCTCGAGCGCCAGATCAGCTGGGTGACGCGGGCGAGCCAGGACACGCTCGAGAAGCGCCGCGCCGACTACGCCCAGCTGCTGCACCAGGTCTCGGTCGTCACTCAGCTGTTCCAGCTCAACGGTGACGGCCGCGAGGTGCTGCGCGTCTCGCGCCAGTCGACCACGACCGGCAGCAATGCCGATCTCTCCCGCGACATGCGCTTCACCGACACAGTCGCCCGCGGCGTCAGCTACGCGCCGGCCTGGTTCTCCGACCGGACGCCGTTCATGTCGATCTCGGTGGCGCATTCCGGTTTCAACGCCGGCGTCACCGTGGCCGAGCTCGATCTCAGCTTTCTCTCCGAGTACCTCTCCGACGCCCAGGTCGGCAAGGCCGCCTTCGCCTATGTGGTCGATCCGCGCGGCCGCGTGCTGGCGACGTCCTCGAAAGGGCCTGAGGTCGGCAAGGACCTTTCGAAGCTGCCGCAGGTTGCGGCCGCGGTCGCGCCAGCCCACGAGCCCGACAATTCGGGCACCGACTTCAATGGCCATGCGGTGATGAGCGCCGCAAGCACCGTGCCGAAGCTCGGCTGGAGCGTGATGTTCGAGCAACCGACCACGCAGGCCCTGATGCCGATCCGCGACCAGCTGGTGCGCATTGCGCTTTTGATCGGCATGGGCCTGCTGGTCGCGATCCTCGCCGGCACGCTGCTCGCCCGCCGCATGATCATTCCGATCACCGCGCTGCGCGACGGCGCGCACAAGCTCGGCGAGGGCGACTTCAGCCATCGCATCGAGGTGCACACCTCGGACGAGCTGGAAGATCTCGCCGGCCAGTTCAACCGCATGGCCGACCAGATCCAGGAGACCTATTCGGATTTGGAGACCAAGGTCGAGGAGCGCACCCGCGATCTCGCGCAGTCGATCAACGAGCTCAAGGTGCTGGAAGAGGTCGGCCGCGCGGTCGCGGCCTCGCTCGATCTCAACGCCGTGCTGCCGACCATCGCCGCGCGCGCGATCGAGATCACCCATGCCGACGCCGTGCTGATCTACGGCTATGATGCCGAGGCGCGCCGCTTCAATCTGGTCGAGGCCAACGGCATCGACAAATCCGCCGACGGCGCCCATGTCACCATCGACGAAGGCGAGAATATCTTGAGCGATGCGGCCGGGAGCGGCGAGCCGATCGTGATTGCCGATCTCGACCAGGCCTCCGAGCAGCCGTTGCGTGACGTCGCGCTCGAGGCCGGCTTCCATTCGGTGCTGGTGGTGCCGCTGGTCGACCAACAGGGCACGCTCGGCTCGCTGGTGGTGCTGCGCCGCGCCAGCGGCGAGTTCGCCCCAAGCATCATCGGCCTGATGCGTACCTTCGCCAACCAGGCCGTGCTGGCGATGCGCAATGCGCGGCTGTTCACCGAGGTCGACCACAAGGGCCGCGAGCTCGCGGCTGCGCACGAAACCGTGCAGCAGCAGGCCGCCAAGCTCCAGGAGCAGACCGAGCAGCTGCGCAACTGGAACCGCTCGCTGGAAGAGCGAGTCGAGAAACAGTTGGGGGAGATCGGCCGCATCAAGCGGCTCGAACGTTTCCTCGCCCCGCAAGTCGCGCAGCTGATCGCCTCGTCCGACGGCCACGACGCGCTGCTCGACAGCCATCGCCGCGAGGTGACCGTCGTGTTCTGCGATCTGCGCGGCTTCACCTCGTTCACCGAGGCGACCGAGCCGGAAGAGGCGATGAACGTGCTGCGCGAATATCACGCCGCGCTCGGCGAGCTGATCCATCGCTATGAAGGCACGCTCGACCGCTTTGCCGGCGACGGCGTGATGATCCTGTTCAACGCGCCGATTCAGTTCGCCGACCATACCAAGCGCGCCGTGAAGATGGCGGTCGAGATGCGCGATGTGATTGGCCAATTGACCGAGAAATGGAAGAACCGCGGCCACTCGCTCGGCTTCGGCGTCGGTGTCGCCATGGGCTACGCCACGCTCGGCCAGATCGGCTTCGAGCAGCGGCTCGAATATGCTGCGATCGGCAGCGTCACCAATCTCTCCTCCCGGCTCTGCGACGAAGCCAAGGCCGGCCAGGTCGTCGTCAGCCGCCGCGTCTACGGCATGGTCGAGCCCTGGGTCGAAGCCCGCGCGCTCGACGATCTCGTGCTCAAGGGCTTCAACCACCCCGTGCTCGCGATGGAGATCCTGTCGTGGCGCGAGGAGGTGGAGAACGTGGTGGATGCCGCCGCGGCAAGGCGGCGCGGGTAG
- a CDS encoding AsmA family protein, translating to MRAVKFAGAAVAAVVIVIALLLVVGIPSGFLTSTIASRVENATGYRLSIDGTTRISLWPTLNVTLNDLTLADPKDRSGITRLTIESVQADMSLSSVWSGRPKISELVVTHPVLYQPLLRERLPNAGGTSKPVALDTEGAAIDRIKVTDGEIAFARVRDRVESRISAVNADAIVGRDRKINITGTARVGEHPTKFDIKATTPAPPADRPTIPVDFAIDMPDVLKSRLAGHAEMRLSGDVVMINGVSGTLGDGAFNGWASVDIASKPLVKVDLDFQRLAIPLAKSPEGASGQPWSDAPIDVSGLNYVDAQIRISAHEAVIGDARLAPLAVDAKLAGGVLKAGTANLGAYGGQVTGELILDATSGAPSFAMHSDLAGVRALPLLQGLAEFDRIDGKLQAKLALRSAGTSQRALMANMQGTAFVNFQDGAIRGINVAQMIRSLTSGTLSGWQANQDNSREQSTDLSQLSASFRIDKGQAVTTDLNLTGPLVRVTGAGTVALDTKMMGFRVEPKLVMTTEGQGRAAEPVGFGIPVMIQGPWSQPRIYPDMAGMLDNPDAAYAKLREMGKGLFGADGAGLGNILGSLGSNLGLGGTAAPGGGNAAGNANPQAQQPGQNNLLGGPLGEALGNLIQQGLSSGAGNGTGTATGRSRSLPAAPSTLMPQASPAPSGLEDPPAAQQDSQPMNDVLRQLFNR from the coding sequence ATGAGAGCAGTGAAATTCGCCGGCGCGGCGGTGGCCGCAGTCGTCATCGTGATCGCACTCCTGCTGGTGGTCGGAATCCCCTCGGGCTTCCTGACGTCGACGATTGCCTCGCGGGTCGAGAACGCGACCGGCTATCGCCTGTCGATCGACGGCACGACCCGAATCAGCCTGTGGCCGACGCTGAACGTGACGCTGAACGACCTCACGCTTGCCGACCCCAAGGACCGCAGCGGCATCACGCGCTTGACCATCGAGAGCGTGCAGGCCGACATGTCGCTCTCGAGCGTCTGGTCGGGCCGCCCCAAGATCAGCGAGCTCGTCGTCACCCATCCCGTGCTCTACCAGCCGCTGCTGCGTGAGCGCCTGCCGAATGCCGGCGGCACGTCGAAGCCGGTCGCGCTCGATACCGAGGGTGCCGCCATCGACCGTATCAAGGTCACCGATGGCGAGATCGCATTCGCGCGCGTGCGCGATCGCGTCGAGAGCCGCATCAGCGCCGTCAATGCCGATGCGATCGTCGGCCGTGATCGCAAGATCAATATCACCGGCACCGCACGGGTCGGCGAGCATCCGACCAAGTTCGACATCAAGGCGACCACGCCGGCGCCGCCGGCCGACCGGCCGACCATTCCGGTGGATTTCGCCATCGACATGCCGGACGTGCTGAAGTCCCGGCTCGCGGGTCATGCCGAGATGCGGCTTAGTGGCGACGTCGTGATGATCAACGGCGTGAGTGGCACGCTCGGCGATGGCGCGTTCAACGGCTGGGCCTCGGTCGATATCGCGAGCAAGCCTCTGGTCAAGGTCGATCTCGACTTCCAGCGGCTCGCGATTCCGCTGGCGAAATCGCCGGAAGGCGCGTCCGGGCAGCCCTGGAGCGATGCGCCGATCGATGTGTCCGGGCTCAACTATGTCGATGCGCAAATCAGGATCTCCGCGCACGAGGCGGTGATCGGCGATGCACGCCTCGCGCCGCTGGCGGTCGATGCAAAACTCGCCGGCGGCGTGCTGAAGGCCGGCACCGCCAATCTCGGCGCCTATGGCGGCCAGGTCACGGGCGAATTGATCCTGGATGCGACCAGCGGCGCGCCGAGCTTTGCCATGCATTCCGATCTCGCCGGCGTGCGCGCGCTGCCGCTGCTGCAGGGCCTCGCCGAATTCGACCGGATCGACGGCAAGCTGCAGGCCAAGCTCGCACTGCGCAGCGCCGGCACCAGCCAGCGCGCGCTGATGGCGAACATGCAGGGCACGGCCTTCGTCAATTTCCAGGACGGCGCCATTCGCGGCATCAACGTCGCACAGATGATCCGCTCGCTGACATCGGGCACGCTGTCCGGCTGGCAGGCAAACCAGGACAACAGTCGGGAGCAGAGCACGGATTTGTCGCAGCTCTCGGCGTCGTTTCGGATCGACAAGGGCCAGGCGGTGACGACCGATCTCAACTTGACCGGACCGCTGGTCCGCGTGACCGGCGCCGGCACGGTCGCACTCGACACCAAGATGATGGGCTTTCGCGTCGAGCCGAAGCTGGTGATGACGACTGAGGGCCAGGGTCGCGCCGCCGAGCCGGTCGGCTTCGGCATCCCCGTGATGATCCAGGGCCCCTGGTCGCAGCCGCGGATCTATCCTGACATGGCCGGCATGCTGGACAATCCGGACGCCGCCTATGCCAAGCTGCGCGAGATGGGCAAGGGGCTGTTCGGCGCTGATGGGGCCGGGCTCGGCAATATTTTGGGCAGCCTTGGCAGCAACCTTGGTCTCGGAGGGACCGCCGCGCCGGGTGGCGGCAATGCGGCCGGCAATGCCAATCCGCAAGCCCAGCAGCCGGGACAGAACAATTTGCTCGGCGGCCCCCTGGGCGAGGCGCTCGGCAATCTGATCCAGCAGGGACTTTCCAGTGGTGCGGGAAACGGCACCGGCACTGCCACCGGCCGCAGCCGCAGCCTGCCTGCAGCGCCATCCACATTGATGCCGCAAGCCTCGCCGGCCCCCTCCGGCCTGGAGGACCCGCCGGCGGCGCAGCAGGACAGCCAGCCGATGAACGACGTGCTGCGGCAGCTTTTTAATCGATGA
- a CDS encoding Crp/Fnr family transcriptional regulator, which produces MSKQAEFAVILKMNAMFADLGADELQRLANLCHTQHLGNGEVLFQKGDAGDALFGVRRGQVRIETGASDGSRLTLNFMGPGDLFGEVAVLDGQSRTADATAGEASELFVLRREDFLAFLEREPKVGIKIIALLCQRIRWQSERMEESMLQPLPVRLARRLCALAADFGSEVHISQEQLGVFVGAARESVNRQLQAWRKEAILDLQRGRILLRNMTKLTAIARNE; this is translated from the coding sequence ATGAGCAAGCAGGCCGAATTTGCGGTCATCCTGAAGATGAATGCGATGTTCGCCGATCTCGGCGCAGACGAGCTCCAACGGCTGGCGAATCTCTGCCACACCCAGCATCTGGGGAATGGCGAGGTGCTGTTCCAGAAGGGCGACGCGGGCGATGCGCTGTTCGGCGTGCGCCGAGGCCAGGTCCGTATCGAGACCGGCGCCTCCGACGGCAGCCGCCTGACGCTGAACTTCATGGGGCCGGGCGACCTGTTCGGCGAGGTTGCGGTGCTGGACGGCCAGAGCCGCACTGCGGACGCGACCGCGGGCGAAGCCAGCGAGCTGTTCGTGCTGCGGCGCGAAGACTTTCTCGCCTTCCTCGAACGCGAGCCGAAGGTCGGGATCAAGATCATCGCGCTGCTGTGCCAGCGCATCCGCTGGCAAAGCGAACGCATGGAAGAATCCATGCTCCAGCCGCTGCCGGTTCGCCTCGCGCGGCGCCTCTGCGCGCTCGCCGCCGATTTCGGCTCGGAGGTGCACATCTCGCAGGAGCAACTCGGCGTGTTCGTCGGCGCCGCCCGCGAGAGCGTCAACCGCCAGCTTCAGGCCTGGCGCAAGGAAGCGATCCTCGATCTGCAGCGCGGCCGCATCCTGCTGCGGAACATGACCAAGCTGACGGCGATCGCGCGGAACGAGTAG
- a CDS encoding DUF4926 domain-containing protein produces MSAVNNNEDRAPGALDVVALLANLPDHRLARGNVGTVVEELDGTTVLVEFSDDDGRPYAVAPCPRSELLVLHYVPEAA; encoded by the coding sequence ATGAGCGCAGTAAACAACAACGAAGATCGAGCGCCAGGGGCACTGGATGTTGTCGCGTTGCTGGCAAACCTTCCGGACCACCGGTTGGCGCGGGGGAACGTCGGCACCGTTGTCGAAGAGCTCGACGGCACGACGGTGCTCGTCGAATTCAGCGACGATGATGGGCGGCCATATGCCGTCGCTCCTTGTCCCCGATCCGAGCTGCTTGTTTTGCACTACGTGCCGGAAGCAGCCTAG